One Anabas testudineus chromosome 15, fAnaTes1.2, whole genome shotgun sequence genomic window carries:
- the LOC113158386 gene encoding uncharacterized protein LOC113158386, with product MASANIQWPYKRPWRRGTYSRRFFCCSCFCGEEKDPLQEQEKKINRDPQQLHLDKLGSGEKEPIQITVEDLGIVNSSFILSEEDPLTQRTSVARSLSSVSSCQRVQKKKRLKPLVSLPPQLQAEPAVTLTSREDGETEEEELLLFESGTDSTTASGTLLTPPVINLIPPTPSDVVDDDQFFDNNSEDSVAHTSGSDGSFPPSDQESCDEKTESVEAGDSEEGFTVADNEVVTDSASEPEKSPKDQLREEREAVPAKDGDKGKAKPRFLRGAYQVAPVPEYSHKSDLRNTDMRCSNMRPISHSCGFGETLTRSATFHASIQTTDQDQEAGSPRQRRITVASYMPQSKDQNGNFTEKDMARQVAKSFQELSTEEICQWFSSIGLEKCLPFIREAKLCGTDIASVNVKTLGILNISTLDDREQLLSAIYNELHPPSSITQRLDSLLESLGPKHVETFTTTLMSMSKSKSSPHVSCLSMNRRSLKLRNTSPNYMGHNNSQLIEITINASERIVHLRTPKETTVGKIMDSCMKMLGVTEEKSLFTLKEQQGSLEGLLPDQHIGSLLTSKSENRQLELHLCKMEKPTSPACENTPEVDSTNENCNINKNLQGNQPAKEERIKELKQQVDSLQNVILQVQELHHSLVAFCSELKNMDGEVNVDTLHSAELKQRLESVKSRLNDKRQSLQTLRDNISESAANEKHLEVHLLEKMKFNCQVFKEEISMVHLNRQVAHLQNALQESYVKEKAQTKSLAMCSLSQLVSPQYPAMLLVVQENQGADGQYGFTCHHREAGGLVVVKVDKSHLRVDDRLVEVNGVLVLNSTQEELIKLLLQGPSAQIVVLRQPPPILTSQQQSLLRHHMVNPGPTQTICQERDDVVTVATPPQRKVMAI from the exons ATGGCAAGTGCTAACATACAGTGGCCTTATAAGCGCCCTTGGAGAAGGGGCACTTATTCACGCAGGTTTTTTTGCTGTTCGTGTTTCTGCGGCGAGGAGAAAGATCCTCTGCAGGAGCAGGAAAAGAAGATTAATAGGGACCCACAGCAGCTACACTTGGATAAATTGGGATCAGGTGAGAAGGAGCCTATCCAGATTACAGTGGAAGATCTGGGGATAGTTAATTCCAGTTTTATCCTGTCTGAAGAGGACCCCCTGACCCAGAGGACCAGCGTGGCCCGCTCACTCAGCTCTGTTTCTTCCTGCCAGAGGGTTCAGAAAAAGAAACGACTGAAACCTCTGGTTTCACTCCCTCCACAGCTCCAGGCGGAACCGGCCGTCACTCTTACCAGTAGAGAAGATGGtgaaacagaagaggaagagctgTTGTTATTTGAGAGTGGCACCGATAGCACAACAGCTTCTGGAACGCTGCTGACACCCCCTGTCATTAATCTGATCCCACCCACCCCCTCTGATGTTGTTGACGACGATCAGTTCTTTGACAATAATTCAGAGGACAGTGTAGCACATACATCTGGCAGCGATGGAAGCTTTCCTCCAAGTGACCAGGAGAGTTGTGATGAAAAGACGGAAAGTGTGGAGGCAGGGGACTCAGAAGAGGGATTCACAGTGGCTGACAATGAGGTTGTTACTGACAGTGCATCTGAGCCTGAAAAGAGCCCGAAAGATCAgttgagagaagagagggaggcgGTGCCAGCCAAGGATGGGGATAAAGGGAAAGCAAAGCCCAGGTTTTTGCGCGGTGCCTACCAGGTGGCTCCTGTCCCCGAGTACTCTCACAAAA GTGACCTGAGGAACACAGATATGAGATGCTCTAACATG AGACCCATAAGTCACTCCTGCGGCTTTGGGGAAACGCTGACCAGGAGCGCCACGTTCCATGCTTCCATCCAGACCACAGACCAGGACCAGGAAGCGGGGTCGCCACGACAACGACGCATAACCGTGG CATCATATATGCCACAGTCCAAGGATCAGAATGGAAACTTCACTGAGAAG GACATGGCCAGGCAAGTGGCCAAATCTTTCCAAGAGCTGAGCACAGAGGAAATCTGCCAGTGGTTTAGCAGCATTGGATTGGAGAAATGTCTCCCTTTCATCAGAG AAGCAAAGCTGTGCGGCACAGACATAGCATcagtaaatgtgaaaacattggGCATCCTCAATATTTCCACACTGGACGATAGAGAACAGTTACTGTCAGCCATTTATAACGAGCTGCACCCACCCAGCAGCATCACCCAGAGACTCGACTCCCTGCTTG AATCACTGGGGCCTAAACATGTTGAGACATTCACTACAACACTGATGTCAATGAGCAAGTCTAAGTCATCTCCTCATGTGAGTTGCCTGAGCATGAATCGACGTTCCCTCAAACTCAG AAACACCAGCCCAAACTACATGGGGCACAACAATTCTCAGCTGATAGAGATTACCATTAACG CTTCAGAAAGAATAGTTCATCTTCGAACCCCAAAGGAAACAACTGTGGGAAAAATCATGGATTCATGTATGAAAATGTTGGgagtgacagaagaaaaaagtcTGTTCACACTGAAGGAACAGCAAG GTTCATTAGAGGGGCTCTTGCCAGACCAGCACATTGGGAGTCTACTGACATCAAAATCAGAGAACAGACAGTTGGAGCTCCACTTGTGTAAAATG GAGAAACCAACAAGTCCCGCCTGTGAAAACACTCCAGAAGTCGACAGCACCAATGAAAACtgcaacatcaacaaaaatCTCCAGGGCAATCAGCCAGCTAAAGAAGAGAGGATCAAGGAGCTAAAACAACAGGTTGACTCGCTACAAAACGTCATACTTCAG GTTCAGGAGCTCCACCACAGTCTGGTGGCATTTTGCTCAGAGTTAAAGAACATGGATGGAGAAGTGAACGTAGACACGCTTCACTCTGCTGAGTTGAAGCAGAGACTAGAGTCGGTTAAAAGCCGCCTGAACGACAAGAGGCAGAGCCTGCAGACCCTCAGAGACAACATCAGCGAGTCGGCTGCTAACGAGAA ACACTTGGAGGTTCATCTCTTGGAAAAGATGAAGTTTAACTGCCAAGTCTTTAAGGAGGAAATCTCTATGGTACATCTCAACCGACAGGTGGCTCATCTCCAAAATGCTCTGCAGGAAAGCTACGTTAAG GAGAAAGCTCAAACAAAGAGTTTGGCCATGTGTAGCCTCAGCCAGCTGGTGTCTCCACAGTATCCGGCTATGCTGCTAGTTGTACAGGAGAACCAGGGCGCAGATGGTCAGTATGGTTTTACGTGTCACCACCGAGAAGCCGGCGGACTGGTAGTGGTCAAGGTGGACAAGTCTCACCTCCGTGTGGATGACAG GCTGGTGGAGGTGAATGGTGTACTGGTGCTCAACTCTACACAAGAAGAGCTGATTAAGCTCCTGCTGCAGGGGCCCAGTGCTCAAATTGTTGTTCTTCGCCAGCCCCCGCCCATCCTCACCTCCCAGCAGCAATCTCTGCTCCGGCATCACATGGTCAATCCTGGTCCCACGCAAACAATCTGTCAAGAAAGGGATGATGTGGTCACCGTGGCAACCCCTCCACAACGAAAGGTGATGGCCATCTGA
- the btbd3b gene encoding BTB/POZ domain-containing protein 3 codes for MVDAKARNMKCLTFFLMLPESVKSKSSKSSKKGNASGSSKLPPVCYEIITLRSKKKKKMAADIFPTKKPVSTTTVQQYQQQNLNNNNTIQNCNWQGLYSTIRERNSVMFNNELMADVHFVVGQTGRTQRLPGHRYVLAVGSSVFHAMFYGELAENKDEIHIPDVEPAAFLAMLKYIYCDEIDLSADTVLATLYAAKKYIVPHLARACVNFLETSLSAKNACVLLSQSCLFEEPELTQRCWEVIDAQAELALRSEGFCDIDAQTLESILQRETLNAKEIVVFEAALSWAEAECQRQELSSSTDNKRKVLGKAMYLIRIPTMALDDFANGAAQSGMLTLNETNDIFLWYTAAKKPELQFVSQPRKGLTPQRCHRFQSCAYRSNQWRYRGRCDSIQFAVDKRVFIAGFGLYGSSCGSAEYSAKIELKRQGVLLGQNLSKYFSDGSSNTFPVWFEYPVQIEPDTFYTASVVLDGNELSYFGQEGMTEVQCGKVTFQFQCSSDSTNGTGVQGGQIPELIFYA; via the exons ATGGTCGATGCCAAGGCGAGGAACATGAAATGTCTGACTTTCTTCTTAATGCTTCCCGAGTCAGTGAAAAGCAAGTCAAGTAAGAGCTCCAAGAAAGGGAATGCCAGCGGCAGCTCCAAGCTGCCCCCAGTTTGTTATGAGATAATCACCCTAAggagcaagaagaagaagaagatggcaGCGGACATTTTTCCCACCAAAAAGCCAGTGTCCACCACCACAGTGCAACAGTATCAACAGCagaacctcaacaacaacaacactatACAGAACTGTAACTGGCAGGGGCTCTATTCTACTATAAGAGAACG AAATTCAGTAATGTTCAACAATGAGCTGATGGCAGATGTTCACTTTGTGGTGGGTCAGACTGGAAGGACCCAGAGGCTGCCAGGACACAGA TATGTTTTGGCAGTGGGCAGCTCAGTGTTTCACGCCATGTTTTATGGTGAACTGGCTGAAAATAAGGATGAAATCCATATTCCGGACGTGGAACCAGCAGCGTTCCTGGCAATGCTGAA GTACATTTATTGTGATGAGATTGACTTGAGTGCTGACACAGTGTTGGCCACTCTCTATGCTGCCAAGAAGTACATTGTCCCTCATCTGGCACGTGCCTGCGTCAACTTCCTGGAGACCAGCCTGAGTGCCAAGAATGCCTGCGTGCTACTCTCCCAGAGCTGCTTGTTCGAGGAGCCAGAGCTGACACAGCGCTGCTGGGAGGTGATTGATGCCCAGGCCGAGTTGGCATTACGCTCAGAGGGCTTCTGCGACATAGATGCCCAGACTCTGGAGAGTATCTTACAGCGAGAGACACTCAATGCTAAAGAGATAGTGGTATTTGAGGCAGCGCTCAGCTGGGCTGAGGCTGAATGCCAAAGACAGGAGCTCTCCTCTTCGACTGACAACAAGCGTAAGGTTTTGGGCAAGGCCATGTACCTGATACGGATCCCTACAATGGCTCTGGATGACTTTGCCAATGGAGCAGCCCAGTCGGGCATGTTGACGCTTAATGAGACCAATGATATATTCCTGTGGTACACAGCCGCAAAGAAGcctgagctgcagtttgtcagccAACCCAGAAAGGGCCTAACACCTCAGCGTTGTCACAGATTCCAGTCCTGTGCATACAGAAGCAACCAGTGGCGTTATCGGGGCCGCTGTGACAGTATACAGTTTGCGGTGGACAAAAGAGTATTTATCGCTGGGTTTGGGTTGTATGGATCTAGCTGTGGCTCAGCAGAGTACAGTGCCAAGATTGAGTTGAAACGCCAAGGAGTGCTGCTGGGGCAAAACCTCAGCAAATACTTCTCTGATGGTTCCAGCAACACCTTCCCAGTGTGGTTTGAGTATCCAGTCCAGATCGAGCCTGATACCTTCTACACTGCCAGTGTGGTGCTTGATGGGAACGAGTTAAGCTACTTTGGACAAGAAGGGATGACAGAGGTGCAGTGTGGGAAAGTAACATTTCAGTTCCAGTGCTCCTCGGACAGCACTAATGGCACAGGCGTGCAGGGGGGGCAGATCCCTGAACTAATCTTCTACGCTTGA